A window of the Pseudomonas fluorescens genome harbors these coding sequences:
- a CDS encoding YegP family protein, giving the protein MYFEIYRQSKGTPSTGKGQWRWRLRAGNHETVASGESYVNKADCLHVIELIKGVQGETPVKEI; this is encoded by the coding sequence ATGTATTTCGAGATTTACAGGCAATCCAAAGGCACCCCGAGCACCGGCAAGGGCCAATGGCGCTGGCGGCTGCGGGCTGGCAACCACGAGACGGTCGCCAGCGGGGAGTCGTACGTGAACAAGGCGGATTGTCTGCATGTGATCGAGTTGATCAAGGGTGTGCAGGGAGAGACCCCGGTCAAGGAGATCTGA
- the purC gene encoding phosphoribosylaminoimidazolesuccinocarboxamide synthase, translating into MEKREELYRGKAKSVYKTDDADRLILLFRNDTSAFDGKRIEQLDRKGMVNNKFNAFIMQKLEAAGIPTQFDKLLADNEVLVKKLDMIPVECVVRNYAAGSLVKRLGVEEGMKLNPYTFELFLKDDAKGDPFINESHVVAFGWGTAEQLARMKELSLKVNEVLSKLFDDAGLLLVDFKLEFGVFSDGSIVLGDEFSPDGCRLWDKDTKKKMDKDRFRQGLGDVIEAYEEVANRLGVPL; encoded by the coding sequence ATGGAAAAACGTGAAGAACTCTACCGCGGCAAAGCCAAATCGGTTTACAAGACCGACGACGCTGACCGCTTGATCCTGCTGTTTCGCAACGACACTTCGGCGTTCGACGGCAAGCGCATCGAGCAGCTCGACCGCAAAGGCATGGTGAACAACAAGTTCAACGCCTTCATCATGCAGAAACTCGAAGCGGCCGGCATTCCGACCCAGTTCGACAAACTGCTGGCCGACAACGAAGTGCTGGTGAAAAAACTCGACATGATCCCGGTCGAGTGCGTCGTGCGTAACTACGCCGCCGGCAGCCTGGTCAAGCGTCTGGGCGTCGAGGAGGGCATGAAGCTCAACCCGTACACCTTCGAACTGTTCCTGAAGGACGACGCCAAGGGCGACCCGTTCATCAACGAATCCCACGTCGTGGCGTTCGGCTGGGGCACCGCCGAGCAACTGGCGCGCATGAAAGAACTGTCGCTCAAGGTCAACGAAGTCCTGAGCAAACTGTTCGACGACGCAGGCCTGCTGCTGGTGGACTTCAAACTTGAATTCGGCGTGTTCAGCGACGGCTCCATCGTCCTGGGCGACGAGTTCAGCCCGGACGGCTGCCGTCTGTGGGACAAGGACACCAAGAAGAAGATGGACAAGGACCGCTTCCGCCAGGGCCTCGGTGACGTCATCGAAGCCTACGAAGAAGTCGCCAACCGTCTGGGCGTACCGCTTTAA
- a CDS encoding GtrA family protein, translating to MATQRSALIQRGVRFAVTGLFVTALHALVAVLFINFVSPQPPLANGVAFAVATVVSYVINTTWSFSARLHGKTLMRFLMVSAGGFLLAMFVAWAAQMAGLHYLAGIVAVALTIPAFTFVLHNFWTYR from the coding sequence ATGGCCACGCAACGGTCTGCACTGATTCAGCGCGGTGTGCGTTTTGCCGTAACCGGTCTGTTCGTCACAGCGCTGCATGCGTTGGTGGCAGTGCTGTTCATCAATTTCGTCAGTCCCCAGCCTCCGTTGGCCAACGGCGTGGCCTTTGCGGTGGCGACGGTGGTCTCGTATGTGATCAATACCACCTGGAGTTTTTCCGCCCGGTTGCACGGCAAGACTCTGATGCGTTTTCTGATGGTTTCAGCGGGTGGGTTTCTGTTGGCGATGTTCGTGGCCTGGGCGGCGCAGATGGCCGGGTTGCACTATCTCGCCGGAATCGTTGCCGTGGCGCTGACGATTCCGGCATTCACCTTTGTACTGCATAACTTCTGGACGTATCGATGA
- a CDS encoding DUF6311 domain-containing protein has protein sequence MTDSREHPALSLLPLLLGVLVFFLVVGPQALNPQNIAWLEQGDPATHYLGWAFFRHAPWTFPLGLNPSYGLELGSAIIFSDSNPLLALLFKPFSAWLPETFQYFGLWLLACCVLQAWFGWKLLGLMTPHPVIRLLGAGLLAFSPVMFFRLVGHLSLAGHFLILAALYLSLLPDLQRRRLAWGTLLAVTAGVHAYLLAMVALIWLADLLSKTFSRTLSRGQGLIEGGVLFALVSVCCWQAGYFSIADGAASSGFGLYRMNLLSPADPAGWSHILPGLPKEEGDYEGFNYFGPGVLLLVPLAFFAWLRNRQLLKDEVRARPWLLIAMLGLWLFALSNRIGIGTLTFEYPLPDRIIALASIFRASGRMFWPVLYACVLTLIFLVVRGYRPRIAIGLLAVALLIQIVDTRNGWMAIRQGKTLAPSSVWSSPMTDPFWASAAARYANVRSLMPQNQSDRWQMIAGFAVTHGMKTDAVYLGRMSTSALALAQQNARRMFDSGQYDADSLYLLDDDALVEAARTINSETDLLTRVDGVVVLAPGWKRCRECLQMPDEGQQILLAPLSRPGQALTFNYRNRQLASGWSTPESWGTWTEGHQAKIQLRVLPPARSIVIDALAFISPGHPGQRVIVSLNGQQVLETRLTQFQGNRLEIPISAALNQRLRNDARLEIELQLPDAVSPRQLGINDDSRIMGLGLKTLTVQ, from the coding sequence ATGACGGATTCACGGGAGCACCCGGCACTTTCCCTGTTGCCGCTGCTATTGGGTGTTCTGGTGTTTTTTCTGGTGGTCGGGCCGCAAGCGCTGAACCCACAGAACATCGCCTGGCTGGAGCAGGGCGATCCGGCGACGCATTATCTGGGCTGGGCGTTTTTTCGGCATGCGCCCTGGACGTTCCCGCTCGGGCTCAATCCCTCTTACGGCCTGGAACTGGGCAGCGCGATCATTTTTTCCGACTCCAATCCACTGCTCGCGCTGTTGTTCAAACCGTTCAGTGCCTGGTTGCCGGAGACCTTCCAGTATTTCGGTTTGTGGCTGCTGGCATGCTGTGTCCTGCAAGCCTGGTTTGGCTGGAAACTGCTGGGGCTGATGACGCCCCATCCGGTGATTCGCCTTCTGGGTGCAGGGTTGCTGGCGTTTTCCCCGGTGATGTTTTTTCGCCTGGTGGGGCACCTTTCCCTGGCGGGCCATTTCCTGATTCTGGCGGCGCTGTACCTGTCGTTGCTGCCGGATCTGCAACGTCGTCGCCTGGCGTGGGGCACGTTGCTCGCGGTGACGGCCGGGGTGCATGCCTACCTGCTGGCCATGGTTGCGCTGATCTGGCTGGCGGACCTGTTGAGCAAGACATTCAGTCGGACATTGAGCCGTGGGCAGGGGCTGATTGAAGGCGGTGTGCTTTTCGCCCTGGTGAGCGTGTGTTGCTGGCAGGCCGGTTACTTCAGCATTGCTGATGGCGCGGCATCCAGTGGCTTTGGTCTGTACCGGATGAACCTGCTGTCGCCCGCCGACCCGGCAGGCTGGTCCCATATCCTTCCCGGTCTGCCGAAAGAAGAGGGGGATTACGAAGGCTTCAACTACTTCGGCCCGGGTGTGCTTTTGCTGGTGCCGCTGGCATTTTTTGCCTGGTTGCGAAACCGGCAACTTTTGAAGGATGAAGTACGTGCTCGTCCATGGCTGCTGATAGCCATGCTCGGTTTATGGCTGTTTGCGCTGTCGAACCGAATAGGCATTGGCACGTTGACGTTCGAGTATCCGCTGCCGGATCGAATCATTGCCCTGGCCAGTATTTTTCGGGCTTCGGGGCGGATGTTCTGGCCCGTGTTGTATGCCTGCGTCCTGACCCTGATTTTTCTCGTGGTACGCGGTTACCGGCCACGCATTGCCATCGGTCTGCTCGCGGTCGCGCTGTTGATCCAGATTGTCGACACCCGTAACGGCTGGATGGCCATTCGGCAAGGAAAAACGCTGGCGCCGTCATCAGTCTGGAGCAGCCCGATGACTGATCCTTTCTGGGCCAGTGCTGCTGCGCGTTACGCCAATGTGCGCAGCCTGATGCCGCAGAACCAGAGCGATCGCTGGCAGATGATCGCCGGTTTCGCAGTCACCCACGGGATGAAAACCGATGCGGTGTATCTGGGGCGCATGAGCACGTCGGCCCTGGCGCTGGCGCAGCAGAATGCACGGCGGATGTTCGACTCGGGGCAGTACGACGCCGACTCGTTGTACCTGCTGGACGACGATGCACTGGTCGAAGCCGCGCGGACCATTAACAGTGAAACCGATCTGCTGACGCGCGTGGACGGCGTGGTGGTACTGGCGCCGGGCTGGAAACGCTGCAGGGAATGCCTGCAGATGCCTGATGAAGGGCAGCAGATATTGCTTGCGCCCCTCAGTCGTCCAGGGCAAGCGCTGACCTTCAATTATCGCAATCGACAACTGGCCAGTGGCTGGTCGACGCCGGAAAGCTGGGGGACATGGACGGAAGGGCATCAGGCGAAAATCCAATTGCGGGTGCTGCCGCCGGCACGTTCGATCGTGATCGACGCGTTGGCTTTCATATCGCCCGGGCACCCCGGTCAGCGGGTGATCGTCAGTCTGAACGGCCAACAGGTGCTGGAGACCCGTTTGACGCAGTTTCAAGGCAATCGCCTGGAAATTCCGATCAGCGCCGCGCTCAACCAGCGTCTCCGGAACGATGCCCGGCTCGAAATCGAATTACAGCTGCCGGATGCCGTCAGCCCTCGACAGCTGGGGATCAACGACGATTCGCGGATCATGGGTCTGGGGCTGAAGACGTTGACGGTGCAATGA
- a CDS encoding class I SAM-dependent methyltransferase, which translates to MDLKETDILGDSIGEHWYYCSKAAATRRLLGDAPIKRILDVGAGSGFFSHHLLTHTAAREAWCVDISYPADSSATTAGKPVHYRRSIDNVDADLVLLMDVLEHVDDDLGLLKSYVDKVPSGSRFLMTVPAFQFMWSGHDDFLEHKRRYTLDQFETLARKAGLTVERAAYYFGAVFPIALASRLIPGGARGSAPRSQLKKHHPLVNTLLKSLCSLELPLMGMNRVAGLSVFVLARKP; encoded by the coding sequence ATGGACCTCAAGGAAACCGACATCCTCGGCGACAGCATCGGCGAGCATTGGTATTACTGCTCCAAAGCGGCTGCCACTCGCCGCTTGCTGGGTGACGCGCCAATCAAACGAATACTCGATGTCGGTGCCGGTTCAGGATTCTTTTCCCACCATTTGTTGACCCACACGGCGGCGCGAGAAGCGTGGTGCGTGGACATCAGCTACCCGGCCGATTCGAGCGCCACCACCGCCGGCAAACCGGTGCATTACCGTCGCTCGATCGACAACGTCGACGCTGATCTGGTGTTGCTGATGGATGTGTTGGAGCACGTCGATGACGACCTCGGCCTGCTCAAGTCCTACGTCGATAAAGTGCCGTCCGGCAGTCGCTTTCTGATGACCGTGCCGGCGTTCCAGTTCATGTGGAGCGGGCACGATGACTTCCTCGAACACAAACGTCGCTACACCCTGGATCAGTTCGAAACTCTCGCCCGAAAGGCCGGATTGACGGTGGAGCGGGCCGCCTATTACTTCGGCGCGGTCTTCCCGATTGCACTGGCGTCACGCCTGATACCCGGCGGCGCTCGGGGTTCGGCACCGCGTTCGCAGTTGAAAAAACATCATCCGCTGGTCAATACGCTGCTGAAATCCCTGTGCAGTCTCGAGTTGCCGTTGATGGGCATGAATCGCGTCGCCGGTTTGAGCGTGTTCGTGCTGGCGCGCAAGCCGTGA
- a CDS encoding DUF2950 domain-containing protein — protein sequence MNIHSLVKSCLTLAAGLALSTFASAQQVFPTPEKAADAFVEALGTQHADQKRLTELLGEEWHSFIPREGVQRSDVDAFLQQYREQHTLEKTGDSKAVLSVGPDHWTLPIPLVKDKTGWRFDMNAAQVEIRARRIGRNELAAVQSALAYHDAQMDYASEDRDGDGALEYAQKIFSSPGKHDGLYWPEDDTNQISPLGPAFGQAINDEDWHGYHFRILDAQGPSAPGGAYSYLIGDKMSRGFALIAWPAKYADTGVMSFMISHEGQVFQKDLGPDGEKVAKAMTRFDPDDSWEVVDLGEK from the coding sequence ATGAACATTCATTCTCTGGTCAAAAGCTGCCTGACCCTCGCGGCCGGCCTCGCATTGTCGACCTTCGCCTCGGCCCAGCAGGTATTTCCAACCCCGGAAAAAGCCGCTGACGCCTTCGTCGAAGCCCTCGGTACGCAACACGCCGACCAAAAACGCCTGACCGAACTGCTGGGCGAGGAATGGCACAGCTTCATTCCCCGCGAAGGCGTGCAGCGCAGCGATGTCGATGCCTTTCTGCAGCAATACCGCGAACAGCACACTCTGGAAAAGACCGGCGACAGCAAAGCCGTGCTCTCCGTCGGGCCCGATCACTGGACGCTGCCCATCCCGCTCGTCAAAGACAAAACCGGCTGGCGCTTCGACATGAACGCCGCCCAGGTCGAAATCCGCGCCCGTCGCATCGGCCGCAACGAACTGGCGGCAGTGCAATCGGCGCTGGCCTACCACGACGCCCAAATGGACTACGCCTCGGAAGACCGCGACGGCGACGGCGCCCTCGAATACGCACAGAAAATCTTCAGCTCCCCCGGCAAACACGACGGCCTCTATTGGCCAGAAGACGACACCAACCAGATCAGCCCCCTCGGCCCCGCCTTCGGCCAGGCCATCAACGACGAAGACTGGCACGGCTACCACTTCCGCATCCTCGACGCCCAAGGCCCGTCAGCCCCGGGCGGCGCTTACAGCTATCTGATTGGAGACAAGATGAGCCGCGGGTTCGCCTTGATCGCCTGGCCTGCGAAGTATGCCGACACCGGGGTGATGAGCTTCATGATCAGCCATGAGGGCCAGGTGTTTCAGAAGGATCTCGGGCCGGATGGGGAGAAAGTGGCGAAGGCGATGACGCGGTTTGATCCGGATGATAGTTGGGAGGTGGTGGATTTGGGGGAGAAGTAG
- the bamC gene encoding outer membrane protein assembly factor BamC, which yields MKRMAGLSALALIISSTSGCGWVWGPEGYFRDRGSDYLEAQQTAPMQLPPDVSTSKRLDPLLPIPRNVADDTAKGEYIVPRPQPLSTVADASDYSLQKSGDSRWVMAQHPPAEVWPVAVQYFQDNGFRLDEQRPQTGEFTTTWQHSDELSAAMAKRLSAAGVSTDSETRVRVRIEPGVQRNTSEVYVVSAERPAGSTANVDFTNRSVNTGLDAALVDDMLASMSRTSEKGGSVSMLASRDFDTPSRVSLSEDGSGNPVLNVGTDLDRAWSSVGRALEQGEWRVEDINRSLGLYYINLSEKAEKKDEKPGFFSSLFGSAPTKEEVEARAERYQVRLSKVGENVQVTVEKNINTVAPADVARKVLSVIQDNLG from the coding sequence ATGAAGCGAATGGCCGGACTTTCCGCACTTGCCTTGATTATCTCCAGCACCAGTGGCTGCGGATGGGTCTGGGGCCCGGAAGGTTATTTCCGTGACCGTGGTAGCGATTACCTGGAAGCGCAACAGACTGCACCGATGCAACTGCCACCGGACGTCAGCACCTCCAAGCGCCTGGATCCGCTGCTGCCGATCCCGCGCAACGTGGCCGACGACACCGCCAAGGGTGAATACATCGTTCCGCGTCCTCAACCGCTGTCGACCGTTGCCGATGCCAGCGACTACTCGCTGCAGAAGAGCGGCGATTCGCGATGGGTCATGGCCCAGCACCCACCGGCCGAAGTCTGGCCAGTGGCGGTGCAGTACTTCCAGGACAACGGTTTCCGTCTGGATGAACAGCGCCCGCAAACCGGCGAATTCACCACAACCTGGCAGCATTCCGACGAACTGTCCGCCGCCATGGCCAAGCGCCTGAGCGCCGCCGGCGTCAGCACCGACAGCGAAACCCGCGTGCGGGTGCGCATCGAGCCGGGCGTGCAGCGCAACACCAGTGAAGTCTATGTGGTCAGCGCCGAACGTCCTGCCGGCAGCACCGCCAATGTCGATTTCACCAACCGTTCGGTCAACACCGGTCTCGACGCTGCGCTGGTCGACGACATGCTCGCGAGCATGAGCCGTACCTCCGAGAAGGGTGGTTCGGTGTCGATGCTGGCTTCGCGTGATTTCGACACCCCAAGCCGTGTCAGCCTGAGCGAAGACGGCAGCGGCAACCCGGTACTGAACGTCGGTACGGACCTGGATCGTGCCTGGTCGAGCGTCGGTCGTGCGCTGGAGCAGGGCGAATGGCGCGTTGAAGACATCAACCGCAGCCTGGGTCTCTACTACATCAACTTGTCCGAAAAGGCCGAGAAGAAAGACGAGAAGCCTGGTTTCTTCAGCAGCCTGTTCGGCAGCGCGCCGACCAAGGAAGAAGTTGAAGCCCGTGCCGAGCGTTATCAGGTTCGCCTGAGCAAGGTCGGCGAGAACGTTCAGGTGACCGTCGAGAAAAACATCAACACCGTTGCGCCGGCCGATGTGGCCCGCAAAGTGTTGAGCGTGATTCAGGACAACCTGGGCTGA
- a CDS encoding DUF3300 domain-containing protein has product MHSSLLRAASLMLALSAAPLLLQAADAPAAPAAATAPAKDAVFTTEQLDQMLASIALYPDPLLAQVLMAATYPGEVAEAAAWSKAHPDAKGDDAVKQVASQTWDPSVQALVAFPQVLATLGQDPVWVQRLGDAFLAQPDELMAGVQRLRRQAQAAGNLQSNQYQNVTVQNVTPPISAGTTKPADNTTIIIQPADPQVVYVPTYNPTTTYGTWPYPASPPVYYPPPPAYYPGQALVAGLAFGTGVAVVASLWGNCDWGHNDIDIDVNRYNNINVNNRITNNQNKWQHNTVHRDGVPYRDNRSRAQFGRQLDGAAQRDAYRGDNAQRAQARERARSSMDRAGIERPATSNREARNQVREAQSAHAGNRMQGGADRPRVADRAQGNTREARQPGLNQRETRASQARPAAGSARNNAFAGARSPSQTRLQADRGRASQISAQRPNVSRAAGHQISRPSGGGMRQRGGGRR; this is encoded by the coding sequence ATGCACAGTTCGCTCTTGCGTGCCGCGTCGCTCATGCTCGCCTTGAGCGCTGCACCGCTCTTGTTGCAGGCCGCCGATGCACCTGCGGCCCCGGCGGCTGCCACCGCTCCGGCCAAAGATGCCGTGTTTACCACGGAGCAGCTCGACCAGATGCTCGCGTCGATTGCCCTGTATCCCGATCCACTGCTCGCACAAGTGCTAATGGCCGCCACCTATCCGGGAGAAGTCGCCGAAGCCGCGGCCTGGTCCAAGGCGCATCCAGACGCCAAGGGCGATGACGCTGTCAAGCAAGTGGCCAGCCAGACGTGGGACCCGAGCGTGCAGGCATTGGTGGCATTCCCGCAGGTCTTGGCGACACTGGGGCAGGATCCGGTCTGGGTGCAACGTCTGGGGGACGCCTTTCTGGCTCAGCCTGACGAACTCATGGCGGGTGTTCAGCGCTTGCGGCGTCAGGCCCAGGCGGCGGGCAATCTGCAAAGCAATCAATATCAGAATGTGACCGTGCAGAACGTAACGCCGCCCATCTCTGCCGGGACAACCAAGCCGGCCGACAACACGACCATCATCATTCAGCCCGCCGATCCGCAGGTGGTCTACGTCCCGACTTATAACCCGACCACCACCTACGGCACCTGGCCTTATCCGGCCTCCCCGCCGGTGTATTACCCACCGCCACCCGCTTACTACCCGGGTCAGGCGCTGGTGGCCGGGCTGGCCTTCGGTACGGGCGTGGCGGTCGTCGCGTCGTTGTGGGGTAACTGCGACTGGGGCCATAACGACATCGACATCGATGTGAACCGTTACAACAACATCAACGTCAACAACCGGATCACCAACAACCAGAACAAGTGGCAGCACAACACCGTGCATCGCGATGGCGTGCCTTATCGTGACAACCGCAGCCGCGCGCAATTTGGCCGTCAACTGGATGGCGCAGCTCAGCGTGATGCCTATCGCGGGGACAACGCGCAGCGGGCGCAGGCCCGGGAGCGAGCCCGCAGTTCGATGGACAGAGCCGGTATCGAACGCCCCGCCACCAGCAATCGGGAAGCCCGCAATCAAGTCCGCGAAGCGCAATCCGCCCATGCCGGCAACCGAATGCAAGGTGGTGCAGACAGACCCAGAGTCGCCGACCGCGCTCAAGGCAACACGCGGGAAGCGCGGCAGCCAGGCTTAAATCAACGTGAAACCCGTGCGTCTCAAGCCCGACCCGCAGCGGGCAGTGCGCGCAACAACGCCTTCGCCGGCGCACGCTCTCCGTCACAGACCCGACTCCAGGCTGACCGCGGCCGGGCCAGCCAGATCTCCGCGCAACGTCCCAACGTCTCACGCGCCGCCGGACATCAGATCAGCCGGCCATCCGGCGGGGGAATGCGTCAGAGAGGAGGTGGCCGTCGATGA
- a CDS encoding MBL fold metallo-hydrolase, translating to MRFAVLGSGSQGNGTLIASADTYVLVDCGFSLRETEKRLLRLGVNPAQLSAILVTHEHADHVHGVGLLSRRYNLPVYLSRGTLRGMRKPIEPAGFVTGGEQLQIGALNIGVIAVAHDAQEPTQYVFSDGERRFGLLTDLGSYCERVLDGYRDLDALMIESNHCRDMLARGHYPYFLKQRVGGELGHLNNHQAAFLVAELGWQGLQHLVLAHLSSKNNLPQLARQCFVDTLGCDPDWLQLADQDSGLDWRHIA from the coding sequence ATGCGTTTTGCCGTTCTCGGCAGCGGTAGCCAAGGGAACGGCACGCTGATCGCCAGTGCTGATACGTATGTGCTGGTGGATTGTGGTTTTTCCCTGCGGGAAACCGAAAAACGCCTGTTGCGCCTGGGTGTGAACCCGGCGCAACTGAGCGCGATACTCGTAACCCACGAACATGCCGACCACGTGCATGGCGTGGGTTTGCTGTCTCGGCGCTACAATCTGCCTGTCTACCTCAGTCGCGGCACACTGCGCGGGATGCGCAAACCGATTGAACCTGCCGGTTTCGTGACCGGTGGTGAGCAACTGCAGATCGGTGCTCTGAACATCGGGGTCATTGCCGTGGCCCATGATGCGCAGGAACCGACCCAGTACGTATTCAGTGACGGTGAGCGGCGCTTCGGCCTGCTGACTGACCTGGGCTCTTACTGCGAGCGGGTGCTGGACGGTTATCGGGATCTCGATGCGTTGATGATCGAGTCCAATCACTGCCGAGACATGCTGGCCCGTGGTCATTACCCGTACTTTCTCAAGCAGCGGGTGGGCGGCGAGCTGGGACATTTGAACAACCATCAGGCGGCATTCCTGGTGGCCGAGTTGGGCTGGCAAGGCCTGCAACATCTGGTCCTGGCCCATCTGAGCAGCAAGAACAACCTGCCGCAGCTGGCCCGGCAATGTTTTGTCGACACCCTCGGGTGCGACCCGGACTGGCTGCAACTGGCCGATCAAGATTCAGGGCTCGACTGGCGCCACATCGCCTAG
- a CDS encoding glycosyltransferase family 2 protein — translation MTHLHGTQHAGPVKLSLVIPVFNEEDSLDGFLLRIRQVFEREALINLELVFVNDGSSDTTLERLLDCQQSDSRIRIVDLSRNFGKEAALSAGLQIASGQIVVPIDVDLQDPPEVILQMIERWREGFEVVLGHRLSRRNDTWAKQTSASWFYRLHNRIADQPLPENVGDFRLMDRCVVDALLTLPESRRFMKGLFAWVGFRTTQVEYERPERVAGQSKFNGWRLWNFALEGITSFSTEPLRIWTYLGAMVSLVSFAFAMFIVVRTLLYGVDLPGYASLMVAVTFLGGLQLIGIGVLGEYLGRTYIEAKRRPVFLVRRVYDPKD, via the coding sequence TTGACTCATCTGCACGGAACGCAACACGCGGGCCCGGTGAAGTTGTCGCTGGTGATTCCCGTGTTCAACGAAGAGGACAGCCTCGACGGCTTTCTCCTGCGCATTCGTCAGGTGTTCGAGCGTGAAGCGCTGATCAACTTGGAACTGGTGTTCGTTAACGACGGCAGTTCCGATACGACGCTGGAACGTCTCCTGGACTGCCAGCAGAGCGATTCACGCATCCGCATCGTTGATCTGAGCCGCAATTTCGGCAAGGAAGCGGCGCTGTCCGCCGGTTTGCAGATCGCCAGCGGGCAGATCGTGGTGCCGATCGACGTCGATCTGCAGGATCCGCCCGAAGTCATTTTGCAGATGATCGAGCGTTGGCGTGAAGGCTTCGAGGTGGTGCTGGGGCATCGTCTCAGTCGGCGTAACGACACCTGGGCCAAGCAGACCTCCGCCAGTTGGTTCTATCGCCTGCACAACCGGATTGCCGATCAGCCATTGCCGGAGAATGTCGGCGATTTTCGCTTGATGGATCGCTGTGTGGTCGATGCGTTGCTGACCTTGCCGGAGTCGCGGCGCTTCATGAAAGGCCTGTTCGCCTGGGTCGGTTTCCGCACCACTCAAGTCGAATACGAACGCCCGGAACGGGTGGCAGGGCAGAGCAAGTTCAATGGCTGGCGGCTGTGGAATTTTGCGCTGGAAGGCATCACCAGTTTCAGCACCGAGCCGTTGCGGATCTGGACATATCTGGGGGCGATGGTGTCGCTGGTGTCGTTTGCCTTTGCCATGTTCATCGTGGTGCGAACGCTGCTGTACGGTGTCGATCTGCCGGGCTATGCGTCGCTGATGGTGGCGGTGACATTCCTCGGCGGCCTGCAACTGATCGGCATTGGCGTACTGGGTGAATACCTGGGGCGCACATACATTGAAGCCAAACGCCGACCGGTCTTTCTGGTGCGCCGCGTTTACGATCCCAAGGACTGA
- the ppk2 gene encoding polyphosphate kinase 2 encodes MAKGKKKDSPREKPDEHKKLSNKDYLAELRRLHIELVKMQEWVKAEGIKICIIFEGRDGAGKGGTIKALTERVSPRVFRVIALPAPTDREKSQMYMQRYLPHLPAAGEVVIFDRSWYNRAGVERVMGFCTDKEVDKFLKAVPLVERAVVGSGVILLKYWLNVSQEEQTRRLEARIVDGRKIWKLSPMDLKSYSRWYDYSRARDDMIEATDTDYAPWLVANSNDKRRARLNIISDLLSRIPYKEVPREKVTLPKRQKPGGYKESDYPFRHIPERF; translated from the coding sequence ATGGCAAAGGGAAAGAAGAAAGACTCGCCCCGAGAAAAACCTGACGAACATAAAAAACTGTCAAACAAGGACTACCTTGCCGAACTGCGCCGCCTGCATATCGAACTGGTGAAAATGCAGGAATGGGTCAAGGCCGAAGGCATCAAGATCTGCATCATCTTCGAAGGCCGTGACGGTGCGGGCAAGGGCGGCACCATCAAGGCGCTGACCGAGCGGGTCAGTCCGCGGGTATTTCGTGTGATCGCGTTGCCGGCCCCGACTGACCGTGAGAAGAGCCAGATGTACATGCAGCGCTACTTGCCACATTTGCCGGCGGCCGGCGAAGTGGTGATCTTCGATCGCAGTTGGTACAACCGCGCCGGCGTCGAGCGGGTGATGGGGTTTTGCACGGACAAGGAGGTCGACAAGTTCCTCAAAGCTGTGCCGTTGGTGGAGCGCGCAGTTGTCGGTTCTGGCGTGATCCTGCTCAAGTACTGGTTGAATGTCAGTCAGGAAGAACAGACCCGACGCCTGGAGGCGCGCATTGTCGACGGCCGCAAGATCTGGAAACTGTCGCCGATGGACCTCAAGTCCTACAGTCGCTGGTATGACTACTCCCGGGCGCGGGACGACATGATCGAAGCGACCGATACCGATTACGCCCCGTGGCTTGTGGCCAACTCGAACGACAAGCGTCGGGCGCGGCTCAATATCATCTCCGATCTGCTCAGTCGCATCCCCTACAAAGAGGTGCCGCGAGAGAAAGTGACATTGCCCAAGCGGCAGAAACCGGGGGGGTACAAAGAATCGGATTATCCCTTCAGGCACATTCCCGAAAGGTTCTGA